From the Rhodoferax sp. WC2427 genome, one window contains:
- a CDS encoding YdiU family protein: protein MTIAAETATALDLGLAWRNRFATLGSSFYTALPPTPLPAPYWVGHSLAVARELGLDPAWLTSEDGAQAFTGNTAIGGTQTLASVYSGHQFGQWAGQLGDGRAILLGEVVAPNGQGLEVQFKGAGRTPYSRMGDGRAVLRSSIREFLCSEAMYGLGIATSRALCVTGSDAPIRRETIETAAVVTRVAPSFIRFGHFEHFAARNQIEPLRQLADFVIEHYYPACRDAANPYAALLQAVTERTAELIAQWQAVGFCHGVMNTDNMSILGLTLDYGPFQFLDGYDPGHICNHSDDHGRYAYDQQPNIGNWNLFCLGQALLPLIGAQEPALAALETYKTVFPAALARRMRAKLGLVDAQPGDEALANGILALLAQEHVDFTIFWRTLSHWVAQTPGHPPSAVRDLWVDRDAADAWLLQYSERLAPVDRAQAADLMLKTNPKFVLRNHLGEEAIRRANQKDYSGVHTLLALLETPFDEHPGHEHYADFPPDWASSIAISCSS, encoded by the coding sequence ATGACTATTGCCGCAGAGACCGCCACCGCACTCGACCTGGGCCTGGCCTGGCGCAACCGCTTCGCCACCCTGGGGAGCAGCTTCTACACCGCCCTCCCTCCCACGCCCCTGCCTGCGCCCTACTGGGTGGGCCACAGCCTGGCGGTGGCGCGCGAACTGGGGCTGGACCCGGCCTGGTTGACCTCCGAAGATGGTGCACAGGCCTTCACCGGCAACACCGCCATCGGTGGCACCCAAACCCTGGCCAGCGTCTACAGCGGCCACCAGTTTGGCCAATGGGCCGGGCAGCTGGGCGACGGGCGGGCGATTTTGCTGGGCGAAGTGGTGGCACCCAACGGCCAGGGGCTGGAAGTGCAGTTCAAAGGCGCAGGCCGCACGCCCTACTCGCGCATGGGCGACGGCCGGGCGGTACTGCGCTCCAGCATCCGCGAATTCTTGTGCAGCGAGGCCATGTACGGCCTGGGGATTGCGACCTCGCGGGCGCTGTGCGTGACCGGGTCGGACGCGCCGATTCGCCGCGAAACCATAGAGACCGCCGCCGTGGTGACCCGCGTGGCGCCCAGCTTCATCCGCTTTGGGCACTTTGAACACTTTGCGGCGCGCAACCAGATCGAGCCGCTGCGGCAACTGGCCGACTTTGTGATCGAGCACTACTACCCCGCCTGCCGCGATGCCGCCAACCCCTACGCCGCCCTGCTGCAGGCGGTGACCGAACGCACCGCCGAGCTGATCGCCCAGTGGCAGGCTGTGGGCTTTTGCCACGGGGTGATGAACACCGACAACATGAGCATCCTGGGCCTGACGCTGGACTACGGCCCGTTCCAGTTTCTGGACGGCTATGACCCCGGCCACATCTGCAACCACAGCGACGACCATGGCCGCTACGCCTATGACCAGCAGCCCAACATCGGCAACTGGAACCTGTTTTGCCTGGGCCAGGCCCTGCTGCCGCTGATCGGCGCGCAAGAGCCCGCCCTGGCCGCGCTGGAAACCTACAAAACCGTCTTCCCCGCCGCTCTGGCCCGCCGCATGCGCGCCAAGCTGGGGCTGGTGGATGCCCAGCCGGGCGACGAGGCGCTGGCCAACGGCATTTTGGCGCTGCTGGCCCAGGAACATGTGGACTTCACCATCTTCTGGCGCACCCTGAGCCACTGGGTCGCCCAAACGCCGGGCCACCCGCCCAGCGCCGTGCGCGACCTGTGGGTAGACCGCGATGCCGCCGACGCATGGCTACTACAATATTCAGAGCGGCTTGCGCCGGTGGATAGAGCGCAGGCGGCCGATTTGATGCTCAAGACCAACCCCAAGTTTGTGCTGCGCAACCACCTGGGCGAAGAAGCCATCCGCCGCGCGAACCAAAAGGACTATTCCGGAGTCCACACCTTGTTGGCCCTGCTGGAAACCCCGTTTGACGAACATCCGGGGCATGAACACTACGCCGACTTCCCGCCCGACTGGGCTTCTTCTATTGCGATCAGCTGCTCATCATGA
- the msrB gene encoding peptide-methionine (R)-S-oxide reductase MsrB, translated as MTHKIEKTDAEWKALLAEKGAEPVAFQVTRHAATERPHTGKYDQNWAAGEYRCICCGNKLFDSATKFDAGCGWPSFSQEAAPGAIEEITDVSHGMRRVETVCADCGAHLGHVFDDGPSPTGLRYCMNSASLDFKPK; from the coding sequence ATGACCCACAAAATTGAAAAAACCGACGCCGAATGGAAAGCCCTGCTGGCCGAGAAAGGTGCGGAGCCCGTAGCCTTCCAGGTCACCCGCCATGCGGCCACCGAGCGCCCCCACACCGGCAAGTACGACCAGAACTGGGCCGCGGGCGAGTACCGCTGCATCTGCTGCGGCAACAAGTTGTTCGACTCGGCTACCAAGTTCGACGCAGGCTGCGGCTGGCCCAGCTTCTCGCAAGAGGCCGCGCCGGGCGCGATCGAAGAGATCACCGACGTCAGCCACGGCATGCGCCGCGTGGAAACCGTGTGTGCCGACTGCGGCGCGCACCTGGGCCATGTGTTCGACGACGGCCCCTCGCCTACCGGGCTGCGATACTGCATGAATTCCGCATCGTTGGATTTCAAACCCAAGTAA
- a CDS encoding septation protein A, which produces MKILLDFLPILLFVAAYKFTSIYIATGVLMVATVAQMGVTYAIDKKLTTMHKMTLGMVLGFGALTLVLQDENFIKWKPTVLYIAMALAMCVAMWVMKKNYLKLMLGSQLDLPDPVWMRLNVAWMLYCLFMAAVNGYVAAYYTTDQWINFKIWGYVFPLVFMGGQGWYISRYLGPEEPEVATTDAAETDKTI; this is translated from the coding sequence ATGAAAATTCTGCTCGACTTTTTACCCATCCTGCTGTTTGTCGCCGCGTACAAATTCACCAGCATCTACATCGCCACCGGCGTGCTGATGGTGGCCACCGTGGCGCAGATGGGGGTGACCTACGCCATCGACAAAAAGCTCACCACCATGCACAAGATGACCTTGGGCATGGTGCTGGGCTTTGGTGCGCTCACGCTGGTGTTGCAGGACGAAAACTTCATCAAATGGAAGCCCACCGTGCTCTACATTGCCATGGCGCTGGCCATGTGCGTGGCCATGTGGGTGATGAAGAAGAACTACCTCAAGCTGATGCTGGGCAGCCAGCTGGACCTGCCCGACCCGGTGTGGATGCGCCTGAACGTGGCCTGGATGCTGTACTGCCTGTTCATGGCGGCGGTCAACGGCTACGTGGCCGCCTACTACACGACCGACCAGTGGATCAATTTCAAGATCTGGGGCTATGTGTTTCCGCTGGTCTTCATGGGCGGGCAAGGCTGGTACATCTCGCGCTACCTGGGGCCGGAGGAGCCCGAGGTAGCCACGACCGACGCGGCCGAAACCGACAAGACCATATGA
- a CDS encoding BolA family protein produces the protein MNITADNLALRLREKLGPTELEVLDESADHAGHAGSNGSAFGTHFRVRIASPLFTGKPRVARHRLVYDALQEFIDQGVHAIAIEVL, from the coding sequence ATGAACATCACCGCCGACAACCTCGCGCTGCGCCTGCGTGAAAAGCTGGGCCCCACCGAGCTCGAAGTGCTGGACGAAAGCGCCGACCATGCCGGCCACGCCGGCTCCAACGGCAGCGCGTTTGGCACGCATTTTCGGGTGCGGATTGCTTCACCTTTGTTTACGGGCAAGCCCCGCGTGGCGCGCCATCGCCTTGTGTATGATGCGCTGCAAGAATTCATTGACCAGGGCGTTCACGCCATCGCGATTGAAGTCCTCTAG
- a CDS encoding peptidylprolyl isomerase yields MKKTLLSTMVAAALLGSLALSASAQNIAIVNGKAVPKTRIDALVQQVTQSGRPVTPEIEGQIKEEVIAREIFMQEAQKRGLEASDSFKLQMDLARQTLLIRELFADYQKANPVTDADMQAEYDKFVAANGGKEYKASHILVATEAEAKAIIAQLKKGGNFAAIAKKSSTDKGSGAKGGDLDWANPSSYVKEFTEGLLKLKKGQTTDTAVKSQFGYHIIRLDDERQAQLPKFEEVKPEIAKQMSQQKLVEFQQSLRAAAKVE; encoded by the coding sequence ATGAAAAAAACACTGTTATCCACTATGGTCGCCGCTGCTTTGCTGGGTAGCCTGGCCCTGTCGGCCTCCGCGCAAAACATCGCCATCGTCAACGGCAAGGCCGTGCCCAAGACGCGCATCGACGCCCTGGTGCAGCAAGTCACGCAGTCCGGTCGCCCGGTCACGCCGGAAATTGAAGGCCAGATCAAGGAAGAAGTCATTGCCCGCGAAATCTTCATGCAGGAAGCGCAAAAGCGCGGCCTGGAAGCCAGCGACAGTTTCAAGCTGCAAATGGACCTGGCCCGCCAGACCCTGCTGATCCGCGAACTGTTTGCCGACTACCAAAAGGCCAACCCGGTCACCGATGCCGACATGCAAGCCGAGTACGACAAGTTCGTGGCAGCCAACGGCGGCAAGGAATACAAGGCCAGCCACATCCTGGTGGCCACCGAAGCCGAAGCCAAGGCCATCATTGCCCAGCTCAAGAAAGGCGGCAACTTCGCGGCCATCGCCAAGAAATCCAGCACCGACAAGGGTTCGGGCGCCAAGGGCGGTGACCTGGACTGGGCCAACCCCAGCAGCTACGTGAAAGAGTTCACCGAAGGCCTGCTGAAGCTGAAAAAAGGCCAGACCACCGACACCGCCGTGAAGAGCCAGTTCGGCTACCACATCATCCGCCTGGACGACGAGCGCCAAGCCCAGTTGCCCAAGTTTGAAGAAGTGAAGCCCGAAATCGCCAAGCAGATGTCGCAGCAAAAGCTGGTGGAATTCCAGCAAAGCCTGCGCGCCGCCGCCAAGGTGGAATAA
- a CDS encoding heparan-alpha-glucosaminide N-acetyltransferase, producing the protein MTAFHFSFDLAHAGLWAQNFYADPFWTWQRVAIVSLFLFCAGLGQAVAARQAVGWPRFWRRWAQVAGAALLVSAGSAFMFPNSWIYFGVLHGMAAMLLVARLTARCGGWLWPMGALAIASKFIAAYALSMSASATFFNQKYVNWLGWITQKPITEDYVPIFPWLGVLWWGMAAGFWLLQRYPQCLQGAAPRPLAWLGRWSLPYYLLHQPVLIGLVSAFAWARA; encoded by the coding sequence ATGACGGCCTTCCACTTCAGCTTCGACCTGGCCCACGCGGGCTTGTGGGCGCAAAACTTCTACGCCGATCCGTTCTGGACCTGGCAGCGGGTGGCCATCGTCAGCCTGTTCCTGTTCTGCGCCGGGCTGGGCCAGGCGGTGGCGGCCCGGCAGGCGGTGGGCTGGCCACGGTTTTGGCGGCGCTGGGCGCAGGTGGCGGGGGCCGCGCTGCTGGTGTCGGCCGGGTCGGCCTTCATGTTCCCGAACAGCTGGATCTACTTTGGCGTGCTGCATGGCATGGCGGCGATGCTGCTGGTGGCCCGGCTCACCGCCCGCTGCGGTGGCTGGCTGTGGCCCATGGGCGCCTTGGCCATTGCTTCTAAATTTATAGCTGCTTACGCTCTATCCATGAGCGCCAGTGCCACTTTTTTTAACCAGAAATACGTCAATTGGCTGGGCTGGATCACCCAGAAACCCATCACCGAAGACTACGTGCCCATCTTCCCCTGGCTGGGCGTGCTGTGGTGGGGCATGGCCGCCGGGTTCTGGCTGCTCCAGCGCTATCCGCAGTGCCTGCAAGGCGCGGCGCCGCGCCCGCTGGCCTGGCTGGGCCGCTGGAGTCTGCCGTACTACCTGCTGCACCAGCCGGTGCTGATCGGTCTGGTAAGCGCCTTCGCCTGGGCCCGGGCGTAA
- a CDS encoding 2-isopropylmalate synthase, producing MTDKLIIFDTTLRDGEQSPGASMTRDEKLRIARQLERLKVDVIEAGFPASSVGDFECVQAIARAIKDATICGLSRANDRDISRAAEALKDAAHGRIHTFIATSPLHMEKKLRMTPDQVFEQAKQAVRFARNLVADVEFSPEDGYRSDMDFLCRVIEAVIAEGATTINVPDTVGYAIPELYGNFIKTLRERVPNSDKAIWSVHCHNDLGMAVANSLAGVKIGGARQVECTINGLGERAGNCSLEEIVMAVKTRRDYFGLDLGIDTKHILATSRMVSQTTGFVVQPNKAVVGANAFAHASGIHQDGVLKARDTYEIMRAEDVGWSHNKIVLGKLSGRNAFKQRLQDLGVSMESESDINAAFARFKELADRKSEIFDEDILALVSDESVAHDNEQYGFVSLSQHSETGERPQASVVFTVNGKEVKGESDGNGPVDASLKAIEMHVQSGAEMVLYSVNAISGSTESQGEVTVRLQNSGRVVNGTGSDPDIVVASAKAYLSALNKLQSKADRVAAQG from the coding sequence ATGACCGACAAACTCATCATTTTTGACACCACCTTGCGTGACGGCGAGCAGTCGCCCGGCGCCAGCATGACCCGCGACGAAAAGCTGCGCATCGCCCGCCAGCTGGAGCGCCTTAAGGTGGACGTGATCGAGGCAGGGTTTCCGGCCAGCTCGGTGGGAGACTTTGAGTGCGTGCAGGCGATTGCCCGCGCCATCAAGGACGCCACCATCTGTGGCCTGTCGCGCGCCAATGACCGCGACATTTCCCGGGCTGCCGAAGCCCTGAAAGACGCGGCCCACGGCCGTATCCACACCTTCATCGCCACCTCGCCGCTGCACATGGAGAAAAAGCTGCGCATGACACCCGACCAGGTGTTCGAGCAGGCCAAGCAGGCGGTGCGCTTTGCCCGTAACCTGGTGGCGGACGTGGAGTTCAGCCCCGAAGACGGCTACCGCAGCGACATGGACTTTCTGTGCCGCGTCATCGAGGCCGTGATTGCCGAGGGCGCCACCACCATCAATGTGCCCGACACCGTGGGCTACGCCATCCCCGAGCTGTACGGCAACTTCATCAAGACCCTGCGCGAACGCGTGCCCAACAGCGACAAGGCCATCTGGTCGGTGCATTGCCACAACGACCTCGGCATGGCGGTGGCCAATTCGCTGGCCGGCGTGAAGATCGGCGGCGCACGCCAGGTGGAGTGCACCATCAACGGCCTGGGCGAACGCGCGGGCAACTGCTCGCTGGAAGAAATCGTCATGGCGGTGAAAACCCGGCGCGACTACTTCGGCCTGGACCTGGGCATCGACACCAAGCACATCCTGGCCACCAGCCGCATGGTCAGCCAGACCACCGGTTTTGTGGTGCAGCCCAACAAGGCAGTCGTGGGCGCGAACGCGTTTGCCCACGCTTCGGGCATCCACCAGGACGGCGTGCTCAAGGCCCGCGACACCTACGAAATCATGCGCGCCGAAGACGTGGGCTGGAGCCACAACAAGATCGTGCTGGGCAAGCTCAGTGGTCGCAACGCCTTCAAGCAGCGCCTGCAAGACCTGGGCGTGAGCATGGAGAGCGAGTCCGACATCAACGCCGCCTTCGCCCGCTTCAAGGAGCTGGCCGACCGCAAGAGCGAGATTTTTGACGAAGACATCCTGGCCCTGGTCAGCGACGAAAGCGTGGCCCACGACAACGAGCAGTACGGTTTTGTGTCGCTGTCGCAGCACAGCGAAACCGGCGAACGCCCGCAGGCCAGCGTGGTGTTTACCGTCAACGGCAAAGAGGTCAAGGGCGAATCCGACGGCAACGGCCCGGTGGATGCGTCGCTCAAGGCCATTGAGATGCATGTGCAAAGCGGTGCCGAAATGGTGCTGTACTCGGTCAACGCCATCAGCGGCTCCACCGAGAGCCAGGGCGAAGTCACCGTGCGGCTGCAAAACAGCGGCCGGGTGGTCAACGGCACCGGCTCCGATCCCGATATCGTGGTCGCCTCGGCCAAGGCCTACCTGAGCGCGCTGAACAAGCTGCAAAGCAAGGCCGACCGGGTCGCCGCGCAAGGTTGA
- a CDS encoding 2-isopropylmalate synthase, whose amino-acid sequence MLQHPASKYPAFAPIRLTDRTWPDAVLAQAPTWLSTDLRDGNQALIEPMDMERKLRMFKHLVQIGFKEIEVGFPAASQIEFDFVRRLIDDHMVPDDVTIQVMTPAKEPLIRRTMQALVGSKKAIVHMYNATSRLMREVVLGMDEDQIVGLATHHARLIQDLARQQPATHWTFQYSPEHFSGTELAFSKRVIDAVTDVWQPTPAQPCIINLPTTVEHSTPNVFADMIEWMHRNLARRGSIVLSVHPHNDRGTGVAAAELAMMAGAQRVEGCLFGNGERTGNVDIVNIALNLYTQGVSPGLDFSQIDDIRSMVEHCNQLPVHPRHPYVGELVYTSFSGTHQDAIKKAFAIRSDDNAVWAIPYLPIDPKDLGRSYEAVIRVNSQSGKGGIAYLLESEYGLELPRRLQIEFSQIVQAVMDTDGKELTAQNLWTLFEREYGTATIAAPAVPAAGHGVGPIDAFVNHLNATGTTQVRVLDYHEHALGAGANAQAVAYLELRIDEQHTVFGVGMDANIVSASLKAILSGLQRAKNRENTTRAEAATV is encoded by the coding sequence ATGTTGCAACACCCCGCCAGCAAGTACCCCGCGTTTGCCCCCATCCGCTTGACCGACCGCACCTGGCCCGATGCCGTGCTGGCCCAGGCGCCCACCTGGCTCAGCACCGACCTGCGCGACGGCAACCAGGCGCTGATCGAGCCCATGGACATGGAGCGCAAGCTGCGCATGTTCAAGCACCTGGTGCAGATCGGTTTCAAGGAAATTGAAGTCGGCTTTCCGGCCGCTTCGCAGATCGAATTCGACTTTGTGCGCCGCCTGATCGACGACCACATGGTGCCCGACGACGTGACCATCCAGGTCATGACCCCGGCCAAGGAGCCGCTGATCCGCCGCACCATGCAGGCCCTGGTCGGCAGCAAAAAAGCCATCGTGCACATGTACAACGCCACCTCGCGGTTGATGCGTGAAGTGGTGCTGGGCATGGACGAAGACCAGATCGTAGGTTTGGCTACCCACCACGCCCGCCTGATCCAGGATTTGGCGCGCCAGCAACCCGCCACGCACTGGACCTTCCAGTATTCGCCAGAGCATTTTTCGGGCACAGAACTGGCATTTTCCAAGCGCGTGATCGATGCGGTCACCGATGTCTGGCAGCCCACCCCGGCGCAGCCCTGCATCATCAACCTGCCCACCACGGTAGAGCACTCCACCCCCAACGTGTTTGCCGACATGATCGAGTGGATGCACCGTAATTTGGCACGGCGGGGCAGCATCGTGCTGTCGGTGCACCCGCACAACGACCGGGGCACGGGCGTGGCGGCGGCCGAATTGGCCATGATGGCCGGAGCCCAGCGCGTGGAAGGCTGCCTGTTTGGCAACGGCGAGCGCACCGGAAATGTGGATATCGTCAACATTGCGCTGAACCTCTACACCCAGGGCGTGTCGCCGGGGCTGGATTTCTCGCAGATCGACGACATCCGCAGCATGGTGGAGCACTGCAACCAGTTGCCGGTGCACCCGCGCCACCCGTATGTGGGCGAGCTGGTCTACACCTCGTTCTCGGGCACGCACCAGGACGCGATCAAGAAGGCCTTTGCCATCCGCAGCGACGACAACGCGGTCTGGGCCATTCCCTACCTGCCCATCGACCCCAAGGATCTGGGCCGCAGCTATGAGGCCGTGATCCGCGTCAACAGCCAGTCGGGCAAGGGCGGTATTGCCTATTTGCTGGAGAGCGAATACGGCCTGGAGTTGCCGCGCCGCTTGCAGATCGAGTTCAGCCAGATCGTGCAGGCCGTGATGGACACCGACGGCAAGGAACTCACCGCCCAGAATTTGTGGACCCTGTTCGAGCGCGAATACGGCACCGCGACCATCGCCGCACCGGCAGTTCCGGCCGCCGGGCACGGCGTGGGCCCCATCGATGCCTTTGTGAACCACCTCAACGCCACCGGCACCACCCAGGTCCGCGTGCTGGACTACCACGAGCATGCCTTGGGTGCCGGGGCCAACGCCCAGGCCGTGGCCTATCTGGAACTGCGCATTGACGAGCAGCACACCGTGTTTGGCGTGGGCATGGACGCGAACATCGTGTCCGCCTCGCTCAAAGCCATCCTCAGCGGCTTGCAGCGTGCCAAAAACCGTGAAAATACCACCCGTGCCGAAGCGGCCACCGTCTGA
- the pssA gene encoding CDP-diacylglycerol--serine O-phosphatidyltransferase — protein MQHGNDPSLHSSTRANPEVLVRKRRKGIYILPNLFTLAALFGGFYAIVMAVNGRFDQAAIGVFCAMVLDSLDGRVARMTNTQSAFGEQMDSLSDMVSFGAAPALIAYMWTLKGLGRWGWIAAFVHCACAALRLARFNVNTTVVDKRYFQGLPSPAAAALIAGFIWLMNDLEVPPTDVSWVMFALALYAGLSMVTNAPFYSFKDVQMKKSVPFVVIVLIALGLAVITIHPPIVLFAAFVVYGFSGYGVYAWRKFKGVQTSVISTSKDEPDERGLHK, from the coding sequence ATGCAACACGGCAACGATCCGAGCCTTCATTCCAGCACCCGCGCCAACCCCGAAGTGCTGGTGCGCAAGCGCCGCAAGGGCATCTACATCCTGCCCAACCTGTTCACCCTGGCGGCCTTGTTTGGCGGCTTCTATGCCATCGTGATGGCCGTGAACGGGCGCTTCGACCAGGCCGCCATCGGCGTGTTTTGCGCCATGGTGCTCGACAGCCTGGATGGCCGCGTGGCCCGCATGACCAACACCCAGAGCGCCTTTGGCGAGCAGATGGATTCGCTGTCCGACATGGTGTCGTTCGGCGCGGCCCCGGCGCTGATTGCCTACATGTGGACCCTCAAGGGCCTGGGCCGCTGGGGCTGGATTGCCGCCTTTGTGCACTGCGCCTGCGCGGCCCTGCGGCTGGCGCGCTTCAATGTGAACACCACGGTGGTGGATAAACGCTACTTCCAGGGCCTGCCTTCGCCCGCTGCCGCAGCGCTGATTGCGGGCTTCATCTGGCTGATGAACGACCTGGAGGTGCCGCCCACCGATGTGTCGTGGGTGATGTTTGCGCTGGCGCTGTACGCGGGCCTGAGCATGGTGACCAACGCGCCGTTCTACAGCTTCAAGGACGTGCAGATGAAAAAGAGCGTGCCGTTTGTGGTGATCGTGCTGATCGCCCTGGGCCTGGCCGTGATCACCATCCACCCACCCATCGTGCTGTTTGCGGCGTTTGTGGTGTATGGCTTCAGCGGCTATGGCGTGTACGCCTGGCGCAAGTTCAAGGGCGTGCAGACCAGCGTGATCAGCACCTCAAAGGACGAACCCGATGAGCGCGGCCTGCACAAATAA